CGAGCGCCATGGCAAGCCGGTGATCTTCGTCATCAATGCGGCCACGCCGCGGGCCCGCATCACCGGCGAGGCGGCGGTCGCGCTCTCGCAGCACGGCACCGTCGCGCCGGTCACGCTGCATCATCGGGTGGATTTCGCCGCCAGCATGGTGGACGGCCGCACCGTCGGCGAGGTCGTCGCAAAGTCGCAATCGGCCAAGGAAGTGCGCGATCTGTGGCTCTATATCCAGGACCGTCTCTCGCGGCTTACCGGCGATCCCAAGCTGCTGCCCGAGATACGTCCCGTCCATTTCGCGATCGACGCCTTGTCGCCCTCCGACGAAATCCGCCCGCCGCCGGTCCTTGTGCCGGAGCGCGCGGAAGAGACCTCGTCGATCCCGCCGCCGCTGCTGCCCGAACGCCGTTTCGTCGGCGAGCGCCGCACCAGCCTGGCGCCGTTCGGTGGTGCCGACCGCCGCGCCCATCCCTTCGGCCGCCGCGCCAGCGACCGCCCGCAATAGGAGACCCGTGTGAGCTCGCAACGCTTTGCGCCCATCACCTCCGCCCTGTTCGCCCGCAAGGGCGACGCGACGCCGTCGGCCGTCCAGGCCAAGCCGTCCCTGCTTTGGACCCGCGAACCACCGCTCGCCGACCCGCCGCCGGCCGGCAAGCCGCACCGCATGATGGTGACGCTGAGCCCTGCCGACTTCGAAAAGCTCGGCATCGCCGCGGTGAAAAAGGGCGTGACCCGGCATCAGATCCTGCACGTCGCGCTCGATGCGCATCTGGAGCGCCTCAAGCGCGAATATGGCGGCTGCGGCTGTATGGCGCTGGGCGGCGGCTGCACGGAGGACTGCGGCGCGCCATAATTCGGGGCGCAAACGCTGCGGCGCCGCATTTAGGCGCCGAACGGCACGATCTTGTTGCCCGCGTCGTGTCCGATATCGGCGGCGCCGAGATAGGCGATGCCCGAAACATCGCACCAATGCCGCACGATCTCTTCCGGCGTCTGGCCGAATTCCGGATCGTTGGGCGGTATGTCGCTGACCCGCCCCAGGCGGATCCCGGCGACCTTGCGCATCTCCGCCGTCGACGTCACATGAAACATCAGACGGTCGAGGGCATAAAGATGCTCCGAAACCTCTTCGACCATCACCACATGTCCCGCAAGATCGGGCATCAGCGGCGTGCCGACCAGCATGCTGAGGATGGTGAGATTGAGCGCGACGGCCGGCCGCGTCCCGTCCAGCGACGGCTCCAGGGTACTTCTTTCCTTGTCGACCAGCCACGACAAGACACGCTTCACAGCCGTCTCGCCATGCGATCGCCGCATGTCGTGAGGGATCGGTCCATGCGCGGCGCGAAAGCCGTGCTTGTACAGACCCGCCAGCAGAAAGCCGCCGTCGCTATAGCCGAGATAGGTCTTGTCCCGCGCGACCGGCGACAATCCGGCCAACACCGTCTCCGCGATGCGGCCCGAGCCGTAGCCGCCGCGCGCGAACCACAGCGCGTCGAACGCCGGGTCGTTGGCATATTCGAGGAACGCTGCCGCCCGCGCCGCGTCGTCGCCGGCGAAATGCCCCGACGATAGAAAGCACTGCGGATGGAAGACAACGTCTGCGCGGTCGCCGAAAGCGTCGCGCGCAAGCGCGGCCACTTGGCCGGCCGTATCGGGATGCAGCCGTGCCGCCGGTGCGACGATGCCGATCCTAACCTTCGCCAAATCCGATCCGCCCATGCCCTTGTTGTCATCGCTGCCTTCGGCTTATAGCGTCCGGCGATGACCTCAGACAGGCCCTACTTTTTCTGCGGCGTCGGCGGCAGCGGCATGCTTCCGCTGGCGCTGATCCTCAAGGCGCGCGGCCGCACGGTCCGCGGCTCGGACCGCGCCCTCGACCAGGGCCGCCTCGCCGAAAAGTTCGACTACATCCGCCGCGCCGGCATCGTACTTTTCCCGCAGGACGGCAGCGGCGTGACCGGTGCCGACACCATCGTCGTCACCTCCGCCGCGGTCGAGGAGACGATCCCCGACGTCCAGGCGGCGCGCCGCATCGGCGCCGGATTGATGCTGCGGGCCGAGCTGCTGTCGCAGCTCTTCAACGAAGCGCCCAACGCGATCGGCGTCGCCGGCACCTCGGGCAAGTCCACCACCACCGGCATGATCGGCTGGGTCCTTTCGGCCTGCGGCCTCGATCCCACGGTGATGAACGGCGCGGTGATGCGCAATTTCGCGACGCCCGAAGCGCCCTTCGCCAGCGCCCTGGTGGGCCATGGCGATCTCTTCGTCAGCGAGGTCGACGAAAGCGACGGCTCGATCGCCCGTTATCATGCGCGCATCGCCGTGCTCAACAACATCGCGCTCGACCACAAATCGATGGACGAACTGCGCGCGCTGTTCCGCGCGTTCGTCGCGCGATCGGAGATCGCGATCCTCAATCTCGACAACGAGGAGACCGCGGCGCTCGCCGCGGAGCTGCCGGCGGCGCGCCGCCTGACCTACAGCATCGCCAACACCAAGGCCGATCTCCTGGCACAGGACGTCCAGCCGCTGCCGGACGGCATCGCCTTCACCGTCAGCGAGCGCAACGGCGCCAGCGCCGTGCCGGTCCGCCTCGAAGTGCCCGGCCGTCACAATGTCTCCAACGCATTGGCGGCACTCGGCGCGGCGCGCGCCGCCGGCGTCGCGCTGGCCGAGGCCGCCGAAGCGCTGTCGCGCTTCGCCGGGATCCGCCGCCGTCTCGAAGTCGCCGGAACCGCCGGCGGCGTCACGGTGATCGACGATTTCGCGCACAACCCGGACAAGATCGCCGCCACGCTGGCTACTTTGCATGACTTCCCGGGCCGCCTGCTCGTCATGTTTCAGCCGCATGGCTTTGGACCCCTGAAGCTCATGAAGGATCAGTTCATCGCGGTTTTCGCCAGCAATCTGGGGCCTGCCGACGTCCTCCTCATGCCCGAGCCGGTCTATTTCGGCGGCACGGCGGACCGCAGCGTTTCCTCGGTCGACATCGTGCGCGGCGTTGAAGCGGCGGGGCGCGAGGCTTACGTCTTCGCCGATCGCGAGGCGTGCCTGCCCAAGCTGCTCGAATTGGCGGCCGACGGCGACCGCATCGTGATCATGGGTGCGCGCGACGACACGCTGTCGCAATTCGCGGCTTCTTTGCTGGCGCGGCTGGCGAATTGATTTTCAAGGCGAGGGCGCATGAGCGGTGAAGGTCTGGCGACGCGGCGGCTGCCCCTGCCGACCATTGTCGTCTTCTCGTTCTCGATAATGCCGGTGGCCTCGCTCGGCGTCGTGCTGTTCGTTTATCTGCCGCCCTATCTCGCCGGTCATCTCGGCATGTCGCTCGGCGCCGTCGGCGCCATCTGGGCTTCGGTGCGCATCGCCGATCTGTTCGTCGATCCGCTGCTCGGTCATCTCATGGACCGCACGCAGACCCGCTTCGGCCGCTATCGCGTCTGGCTCGCCGCCGGCGTGCCGGTCTTCATGCTGGCGACCTACATGCTGTTCCTGGCGCCCAAGGGCATCGGCCGCGTCTATCTGTTCGTCTGGCTGTTCGTCTATTACCTGGGCAATTCGGTGCTCACGCTGTCGCAGCAGGCCTGGAGCGCGACGCTGGCGACCGCCTATGACGAGCGCAGCCGCGTTTTCGGCATCGGCGTCGCGGTCGGCGTGGTGGCCACGGTCGCCACGATCCTGATCCCGACATTGGCGCCGCTCTTCGGCCTCAGCAACGCGCAGGGCGTGCAGGCGATGGGGCTGGCGATGGTCGTCCTGACGCCGGTCTCGGTCTGGCTGGCGGTGTGGCGCACGCCCGAGCGGATCAACCGGACGCTCGATCACCGCTTCGAGCTGAAGGACTATTGGGAGATCGTTTCCAAGCCCGAAGTCGTCCGTCTGTTCCTCGCCCAGGTCGCGCTGACTCTCGGTCCCGGCTGGATGAGCGCGATGTATCTCTTCTATTTCCACGATGCGCGGGGCTACACGCTTCAGCAGTCCTCGATCCTGCTGCTTGTCTATATCCTGATCGGCGTCGCCGGCGCGCCGCTCACCGCGAAGCTCTCGGCCCGCATCGGCAAGCATCGCGCGCTGATATTCACCACCATCGCTTTCTCGCTGGCATTGCTCACCATCCCGCTGGTGCCGTGGGGCAATCTCTATGCGGCGATCCCGATCATGGCCTGGTGCGGCTTCATGGCGGCCGGCTTCGGGCTCACCATCAATGCGATGATGGCCGATGTCGGCGACGAGATCCGCCTCCACCAGGGCAAGGAGCGGGTGAGCCTGCTCTATTCGCTGCTTACCTTCGCCGCCAAGCTCACGGCCGCCTTCGCCATCGGCCTGTCGCTCCCCCTGCTGCAATTCTTCGGTTACACCGCCGCGGAGGGCGCGCACAACACGCCGTCCGCCATACGCGCGCTCGAATGGATATTCGTCGTCGGTCCGATCCTGTTCGTGATGCTGGGCGGCGTCTGCGTCCTGGGCTGGCGTCTCGATGCCGCGCGCCATGCGCAGATCTGCAAGGAGCTCGATGCCCGCGACGCCGCGGCGCTCGGCGAGGCGGCGCTCGTCGGCGGTCTCGGCGCGGCACCGGTCGTGCTCGCCGCCGAGGAAAATTGAGCTACGGCGTGGCCTCGTTCGCGGCCTTCGCGGCGTCGTTCGCCGGCTCGGCGTTGAACCCAGCCTGCGTGATGACGACCTTATAGGTCGCGCCCTCTGCGAGCGGCATGTAGTTCGCCGAGCCGAAGCGCCGGTCTTCGGTGTAGAAATTCGCCAACAGCCAGTTCACCCAGCTCTCCGGCATGTATCTGTCGACCGCGGGCTTGCCCGCGAGATCGCAGGACGTGATCGGCTTGCCGTTGCCGCGCTCGGCCGTCGAATATTTGTTGGACACCTGGTCCAGCGTGTAGGTCGCGTCCAGCCCCAGCACGTTCGCCCAGGCCTTCCACTTCTGCACCCGTCCCCCGATCAGCCACTCGTCGCCTTGGATCGTGCAGGTCTGCGTCGGAATGTTGCCGTCCAGCCGCTTGACCGTGACCTGGTAGAGGCTCTGCGCGGGATTGACCGCTTTGACGCTCACCTCGGCGACCGGTTTTTCGTATGTCAGCCGGGAGAAGAGCTGCATGTTAAGGCCGACGAGGCTCAGCGCCAGGCCGATCGCGCCGATCGTGGTGCCGCCGACGACATGCCGTCCGCCGCGCCCGACATGGCCGCGGAACAGATGCCCCGCGCCGCTCACGATGAAGAGGCCGCCGAACACCGCGACCAGTGCCGGTATGATCCACCAGAAAATCCCCACGGCTACCTCCAAAGGACACGCCCCGGAAACATTCTAACCACAATTTGTGGCAGAATCCCGGGCTGGTTAAGGAATGGTTTCGTCATGGATAGAGTTGCATTGATAACGGGCGCCGGCAGCGGCATCGGCCGCGCCGTGGCGCTGGCCTTCGCCGCCGACGGATATGCGGTGGTCCTCGCGGGCCGGCGGGCCGGTGCGCTGGAGGAGACCGCCGCGCTGGCGCCCGGCAAGCCCATGCTCGCCGTGCCCACGAATGTGGTGGATGCCGACGCGGTCGCGGCGCTGTTCGGGGCGACGAAAGCCCGCTTCGGCCGTCTCGACGTGCTCTTCAACAACGCCGGCACCGGCGCGCCGCCCGTGCCGATGGAGGATGTGACGCTTGCGCAGTGGCAGGCGGTGGTGGATGTGAACCTGACGGCTCCGTTCCTCTGCACCCAGGCCGCCATACGCCTGATGAAGGCGCAGGACCCGCGCGGCGGGCGCATCATCAACAACGGCTCGATCTCGGCCCATGCGCCGCGGCCTTATTCCGCGCCCTATACCGCGACCAAGCACGCCATCACGGGGCTCACCAAGGCGACCGCGCTGGACGGCCGCGCCTTCGATATCGCTTGCGGCCAGATCGATATCGGCAACGCCGGCACGCCGATGACCGCCGCCATGGCCCGCGGGGTGCCCCAGCCCGACGGCACGCTGATGCCCGAGCCGGTGATGGACGTCGATGCGGTGGCGAAGGCGGTGCTTTACATGGCCAGCCTGCCGCTCGACGCCAACGTCCTGTCGATGACCGTGATGGCCACCAGGATGCCGTTCGTGGGGCGGGGTTAGAGGCGAGCCGTTCCGTTCTCTCGCAGCAGCGCGCGAAACGCCCTGTCCCGCTTGAGGAAAATCTCGCGCCGCATCGCGCCGTTGCGGGTGCGATGGCGCTCGGCATAGATCAGAACCCATTTGCCGCCGCGGGTGAACTTCGCGCCGGTGCCGCCATTGTGCTGTGCGATCCGTCGCGCCAGGTCGAGCGTCCAGCCCACATAGGTCCGCTTCGGCGCTTTCTTGCTGAGCAGGACATAGACGAACGCCGCCATCGTCAGGCCGCGTGCTTGAGCTCGCCCGCGCGCCATAGCGCGGTCAGTGCGGTCTCGACCTCGCCGGCGCGGGTCATCCGGCACAGCCGCGATTTCGCGGCGCGCCGCGCCTCCGGCGAAGCGGGCAGGGGAGCGCCCTCGACATACCAGCCCAGATGCTTGCGGAAGATCTTGAGGCCGAGCGTGTCGCCATAGAAGCGTAGCGAATCGCGCAAATGCTCCAGCACGATGCTCAGCCGCATCTCCAGCCCCGGTTCGACGACTGCGCCGCCCTCGCGCAGCGCGCGTTCGATCGCCGCCGCGATCCAGGGCTTTCCGTAAGCGCCGCGTCCGACCATCACCGCGTCCGCGCCCGATTGCGCCAGCGCGGCGCGCGCATGCGCGGCATCGACGATGTCGCCATTGACGATCACCGGCACGCGCACCGCTGCCTTCACGTCCGCGACGGCGCGCCAGTCGGCGCGGCCGCCATAGAACTGCATCCGCGTGCGGCCATGGATGGTGATCGCCTTCACGCCCAGCGCCTCGGCGCGGGCCGCCAGCTCGGGCGCGTTCCTGGACGCATCGTCCCAGCCCAGCCGCATCTTCAGCGTCACCGGCCGCGACGTCGCGTTCACCGTCTCGCCGATCAGCCGTTCCGCCAGCGCCATGTCGCGCATCAGGGCCGAGCCCGACGCTCCGCCCGTCACTTCCTTTGCCGGACAGCCCATGTTGATGTCGATGATGTCCGCGCCGGCCGCCTCCGCCATGCGCGCGCCCTTCGCCATCCAGTCGGCGCGCCGCCCGACGAGCTGGATCACCGTCAGCGGCAGCCCATCGCCCACCGCCGCGCGCCGCACCACATCGGGCCGTCCGCCCGCCAGCAGTTCGCAGGCCACCATCTCGGTCGCGACATAGGCCGCGCCCAGCCGCGACGCCGCACGTCGGAACGGCAGGTCCGACACGCCGGTCATCGGCGCGGTCAGGACCCGTCCGGCGATCGCGACGCCGCCAATGGAAAATCCGTTCGTCATGGGGCGCGGACCATATCAGAAAATCCCCGCCGTCGAGACCGCGCTTGCGGGGCTGGCGCGCCGCGCCTGTTGTTGGCAAGCTCCACGGCGATGTGGAAGGCTATCTTCGTTTATGCAGTCCTCCTCGCCGCCGGCGCCTTCGCGCTCGAATGGCTGCAATACAAATATGTCACGCGGGTCTTCGCGACGGAGGTCTATGTCGTCCTGATCGCGCTGGGCTTCGCCGGGCTCGGCTTGTGGACGGGCTATCGCCTCACCCCCCGGGGTGCCGCTGCGCGGTTCGAGCGGAACACCGCGGCGCTCCGTTCGCTGGGCGTCACCGACCGGGAATATGACGTGCTCGCGTTGCTCGCCACCGGCCAATCGAACAAGGAGATCGCACGCAGCCTCGGCGTGTCGCCGAACACGGTCAAATCCCACATCCTGCGGCTGTTCGAAAAGCTGGAGGTGCAGCGCCGCACCCAGGCCATTCACAAGGCCCGCGAACTTCGTCTTGTCCCCTAGGCGGCCCAAGAACGGGCGAATTCCGCCATTTCACCCTTTCGGGCGATATCAAAAGCCCCGGTCCTGCCGCTAGCGTCGTGCGTCGTTCAACCAGGGGGATTACCGTTCATGTTCAGGACTTCGCTGCTTTACGGCTCCATTGCGGGCTTCATCGTCATCGGCGTGCTGATCGCCGGCATCACCGTCCTCAGAGGCCAGAGCTTCCTGTCGACGGAATGGTTCGGCTATCTTTCGATGATCGTGGCCCTGTCCATGATCTTCCTCGGCGTCCGGCGCTACCGCGACCGGGACCTGGGCGGGGTCATTAAATTCGTTCCGGCTTTTCTTCTCGGCCTGGGGATCGCCGTCGTGGCGGGCGTCATCTACACGGCGGCCTGGGAGGCCTACCTGGCCTCGACCGGCTATCATTTCATGGACGCTTATGTGGCGGGCATCATCCGGGCGAAGCGGGCGCAAGGGGTGTCCGGCGCCGCGCTCGCCGCCCAGATCGCGCAGCTCGACGCGATGAAGGCGCAATATGGCAACCCGCTGTTCCGCCTGCCGATGACCTTCCTGGAGATATTCCCGGTCGGCCTCGTCATCGCAGTCATCTCGGCTGCGTTGCTGCGCAATCCCAAAGTCCTGCCGGCGCAGGCCTGACGGCGCCGGCGATTACGACGCGGGGGCGACCGAGATCAGCTGCATGTTGAACACCAGCGTCTGGTTCGGTCCGATGTCCGCCCCCGCGCCTTCCGCGCCATAACCGAGATCGGATGGGACCACGATCTGCCATTCGTCGCCCGCATGCATGAGCTTGAGTGCCTCGACCCAACCCGGGATCAGGCGGCCGGCGGGAAAGCTCGCCGTGTCGCCCGGCTTGGTGCGGTCGAAGACATGGCCGTCGATCGTCCAGCCCTTGTAGGTCACCGTCACGACATCGGCCGGGCTCGCGACCTGCTTGCCGTGCCCGGACGTGATGACGCGGTATTGCAGCCCATCGGGCAGCGTCACCACATCCTTGCGCGCGCCGTTGTCGGCGAGGAATTTCTGGTTGGATTCCGCCGACAGATCGTAGTGCCGTTCTTCCGTGCTCTTGCCGCAGGCGGACAGCAGGAGGCCGGCCACCGCCAGCGACGCGACGCTCTTCAGGATATGCATGGTGAATCGCTCGTCTTTCGAAACGCGCGGCACCTTATCGCAAATGGCCGCGCGGAACAGCGCCGGCCTTCACTCGGCCTTGCCGCGCAGCCGGTAGCTCACCATCCCGATCCATTCATGCAGCGCACGGTCGATATCGGTCAATCCTTCCGAAGGATAGCCGATCCGCAGCGCGCCGCCGCCGGTGGCGGATATGTAGTCCGACGGCCACGGTACCATCTTCCAGCCGAGCTTCTGCGCGATCGCCATCGCCCGCGGCATGTGGATCGCCGAGGTCACCAGCACCCAGGTCTCGCCGTCCTTCGGGTGCAGCAGCGCTTTGCAGTTGACGAGGTTCTCTCCCGTATCGCGTGATGTCCGTTCGAAGATCGTGCGCCCCGGCGCGACGCCGAGCGACAGCAGCAGCGCTTCGGCCGTCTCGTGTTCCACCTCCTGCTGCAGCGGCGTCCGGCCCGAGGTGCCGGAGAACACCAGCTTGGCCGCCGGAAAGCGCCGTGCGAGATCCGCCCCGGCGATCATGCGCATCGTGCTCGCATTCTCGCCCGTCACGCCGCGGCTGCGGAAGATGCGCGGGTTGAGGCCGCCATCGAGGATCACGATGCCGTCGACCTGTGCGGGCAGGGGCGGCCGCGGATAGCGGTTCTCCAGCGGCCGCGCCAGCATCTGGTCCAGCGGCAGCACCAGCAGGCACAGGAGCAGCACCGTCGCGCCGATGGTCAGGCCGCGCTGCAGCGCCGCCTGCTGGAAATGCCCCGCCACCAGTCCGCCGATCAGCAGATACAGCACCCAGGCGAGGGGATCGAAGAGGTAGCGAGTCAGCAGGAGGTAGAGCATGGCGGACTCCAGAGCGCGCAGACGGTGGGATGCAACGAGTGTGCTGGATTGTGACAGATTTTTTGCGACAAAAGCCGTGGGCCGCAATCCCGAAAGTCGTATACAAAGACCATAAGATCGAAGCACCGGCAAAGACGGAGCGCGCAATGTCCGACGGCTGGCGGTCGAAACTGGAGCGAACCGCCCAGCGCATCGAGCACGCCGCCGACGATCTTGAATCTGGCAACCGGAGTCTTGAGCGCCTTTTGAGGCCCTTGCTGTGGCCGCTGTCGCTTCTCAGCGTGCTTGCCGCGGTCTTCAGCGTCATCGGCGAGAACTGGTGGGCCGCGGCGATGTCGACCGCCCTGGCGTTGTTCGGTCTGGTGACGCTGCTTAGTCGACACCGTCGGTGACGTCCGGCATGCGCCGGAACGGGCGGACCGTCACGCGGTAAAGGTGCAGGGCATCGGCCCCGAGATGCCGTGCGCCGACGACCGGTGCTATCACATAATCGACGACGCCCATCACCGTCGCGGCGACGTGACCCAGGCAGTGCTGCCAGAACGCGCCGGTCCCCGGCAGGCCATGCGCGATGACGACGCCATCGAAGCACAGCCAACCGAGCACGAGCGCGACCAGCGCGACATAGCGGAGGGCCTGATATGCCAGGCGGACCAAACCGATCAGAAGACGAGTCATGGGAACACCTCTTTCCTTACGACTTCCCAGTGCTGCAAGTCTCCTGCATGCGAGTGTCACAAAAGCTGCAAATCCGCGAATTTATCTTTACAAAACAGAGGTTTAGGGTGCCATTTTTTGGCGATACCGGGACAAAAATTCCGCTTTGTCACACGAATCGGCGGTGGTGCATTCGAAGTGCTTTGCGCAAGGCGGAATTGGCGCGCGGACGGCGTTGTTGGAACATGGGCGGCAAAATTCGCCGGCCGCCGGAGAAACAGGCAGTGCCCGCCAAACGTGCGGCCGGCCGGCGGTTGTCGTCTGCCGTTTGTTTCTTTTGATGAATTCCGAAAGAATTCGTAACGCACTGCAAGAATTTCGATTGCTGTTGCAATAATCGGAAGGCCGCACAATAATTTTTGCTTGATCGTTATTTTTCCGGAAACGGGACGAATAATTTTGTCCGACGAGCAGAAAGAACATCCGGTGGGGAGGCCACGCAATTCCGCCAATCGTACGCCCGCTCCGACGGACGTGCGCAAAGCGCCCGCCCCGCCGGCCAAGATCGGGCAGGCGAACGATCAGAATCGTGCCCTTAGCCTGCTGACCGTCGTGGGGCTCAAGCGCCTGGGCGCCAGCTTCTACGTCCAGAAGCTGCTGGACCGCATCAATGCCGAACTGCAAGGGGAGGGCGGGATCAAGCGGGCCCGCTTCGATAATTTCCTGGCAGGCGGAGCAAATCTGCCGGATGCCGCATTCCACGTCTTGCGCCGGATCGTGGTGGACGAGATCACGGCCCAGCAAGGCGACCATACGATCATGGGCGACCTGCGCCTGATGCGTGCCCTGCTCGCCGAGCTCGGCCTCGACCGGCGGCATTTCACGGTGGAAGACGACCAGGTCCATCTCGATCGCGATTTCTTCCGCGCGATGAATATGAAGATCGAGGACCAGAAGCCGGTTTCGCTGCTGGAGCGGATCGGCGGCTACTGGTTCCTGGTGCGCTACTCCACGGACGAAAGTCCCGGCACCGGTCCTTCGGTCTACAACGTCTCGCTGCTCATGGTGCAGGAGCTTCGTTACATGCGGCTGTCGGAAGAGGTGGACGAAGCGGTCCATACCGCGATCCCGCATTTCTCGCTGCGTTCGCGTTCGGGAGAAGCCGGCAGCGGCTCGCGCAACCAGACCTATCGCGGCCGTGTCGTGGAGACGGCCAACGCGATCAACTTCATCGGCAACCGGGTGGACGCATCGAAGGTGCTGACCATGACCTGGTGGCTGCCGAGCCCGGCGCATGAGCGGACCAAGCGGGCCAAGGAAGCCTATGGCGTGATCACCACCGGCAGCGCGGACGATTTTTCGATCGCCGGTCCGGTCGGCGGCTGCGCTGTTCCCGAAGCGAAGGATATCACGGCGCTGAAGGCATCTCTCAGCGAGGATCAGCGCGCCCGCAGCGAACAATTGTCGATGCTGTACGGCGACCAATATCGCGGGCTTTCCGGGCTTATCGGCAAGCATCCGGAAGACAGGCTGTTCGATAAGCTTGGGCCGGTTTGCGGCCGCGACACGGTCGAGAAGATCGTCGCCGAACTCCGGCGGGCGCGCGAGAGCGCTGCGAAGGGCGAGATGGGCGGCTATTACCGGGCGCGCAACGTCGAGTAGGCTGCCGCCACCCGACGCCCGCTTTTCCCATCCGGCTACAGGATATCGCCACCCGTCGCCGACGCCGTCGTGCCATGTGCCTTGTACGCCTTGATGACGTTGCGGCCCGTCGTCCATTTGTGGACTTCGTCCGGCCCGTCGACCAGGCGCTGCGAGCGGATATGGGTGTACCAGGCGGCCAGCGGCGTATCCATCGAATAGCCCAGCGCGCCGTGCAGCTGGATCGCGGTATCGACGACCTTGTGCACCATGTTCGCGAGGAACACCTTGGCGATGCCGTTCTCGTTGCGCAGGTCGAGACCCTTCTCCGCCTTGTAGGCGATGTGGATCAGCATCAGCCGCGCGATGTAGAGCTGGCTGGCGCATTCGGCGAGCATGAACTGCACGCCCTGGCGGTCCGACAGCGGCTTGCCGAAGGTCGAGCGCTTGGTGACATGCGCCACGGCGAGATCGAGCGCGCGCTGCGCCATCGCGACGTTGTGCATGCCGTGCCGCAACCTTCCATAGGCGAGGCGGTGCTGCCCCATGTTGAAGCCGTTGCCCTCGCCGCCCAGAAGGTTCTCCGCCGGGACTTCGAGATCGGTGATTTCGATCTCCGAATGCCCGCCGCCCAGGATGTGGCTGAGCGGCCCCTCGACGGCCATCGTCTTGATGTCGCGCTTGATCTTGTAGCCGGGGTTCGGCAGCTCGACGAGGAAGGTCGAGAACTGCTGGTGCCGCGGCGCATCGGGATTGGTCTTGGCCATCACCAGCGCGATGTCGGCCACAGACGCGGCGGACGAGAACCATTTCTCGCCGTTCAGCACATAGGTCGAATTGCCCTTCTTCTCCGCCCGCGTCTGCATGCCGGTGGCGTCGGCGCCCGCCGCCTTCTCGGTCATCGAATAGCAGATGCGCTTCTCGCCGTTCAGCAGCGGCTTGAGGAATTTCTCCTTCTGGAACTCCGTGCCGTTCTGCAGCAGCGTGAGCATGGTCGCATCGTCGGGTCCCTGCGTGTTCATCGACAGCGCGCCGAGATAGCTCTCGCCCAGCTCCATCTGCACCAGTGCATTGGCGAGCGGCCCCAATCCCATGCCGCCATATTCCTTGGGAATGAATGGGCACCACAGGCCCTGTGCCCGCGCCTTGCTTCGCAGCTCGCCGAGCGTCGTCTTGTAATCGGCGCCGGCAAGCAGTTTCTCCTGCGCCGGAATGCATTCGTCATGCACCCATTGCCGGACCTTTTCGCGGATCGCCTTGGCGTCCGCCGGAATCTCGAAGTCGATGGCCATTGTCTTTTCCTTCCCTGGATGATGATGGCGCGGACTGTAGAGCCAAGAGCGTCCCCGCTGCCACCGCTTCCCACGGGGAAGGCGGCCGCTTTGCGCGTCAACGCGCCGTGAC
The nucleotide sequence above comes from Rhizomicrobium sp.. Encoded proteins:
- a CDS encoding ParA family protein codes for the protein MHVLVLASQKGGSGKTTLSGHLAVEAVSAGIGPVALIDTDPQGSLSHWWNARQSPTPHFAKVGLFELGEALAQLRNSGIRLAVIDTPPAITASISQVVAFADLVAVPTRPSPHDLRAVGATVDIAERHGKPVIFVINAATPRARITGEAAVALSQHGTVAPVTLHHRVDFAASMVDGRTVGEVVAKSQSAKEVRDLWLYIQDRLSRLTGDPKLLPEIRPVHFAIDALSPSDEIRPPPVLVPERAEETSSIPPPLLPERRFVGERRTSLAPFGGADRRAHPFGRRASDRPQ
- a CDS encoding LD-carboxypeptidase — its product is MAKVRIGIVAPAARLHPDTAGQVAALARDAFGDRADVVFHPQCFLSSGHFAGDDAARAAAFLEYANDPAFDALWFARGGYGSGRIAETVLAGLSPVARDKTYLGYSDGGFLLAGLYKHGFRAAHGPIPHDMRRSHGETAVKRVLSWLVDKERSTLEPSLDGTRPAVALNLTILSMLVGTPLMPDLAGHVVMVEEVSEHLYALDRLMFHVTSTAEMRKVAGIRLGRVSDIPPNDPEFGQTPEEIVRHWCDVSGIAYLGAADIGHDAGNKIVPFGA
- a CDS encoding Mur ligase family protein; translation: MTSDRPYFFCGVGGSGMLPLALILKARGRTVRGSDRALDQGRLAEKFDYIRRAGIVLFPQDGSGVTGADTIVVTSAAVEETIPDVQAARRIGAGLMLRAELLSQLFNEAPNAIGVAGTSGKSTTTGMIGWVLSACGLDPTVMNGAVMRNFATPEAPFASALVGHGDLFVSEVDESDGSIARYHARIAVLNNIALDHKSMDELRALFRAFVARSEIAILNLDNEETAALAAELPAARRLTYSIANTKADLLAQDVQPLPDGIAFTVSERNGASAVPVRLEVPGRHNVSNALAALGAARAAGVALAEAAEALSRFAGIRRRLEVAGTAGGVTVIDDFAHNPDKIAATLATLHDFPGRLLVMFQPHGFGPLKLMKDQFIAVFASNLGPADVLLMPEPVYFGGTADRSVSSVDIVRGVEAAGREAYVFADREACLPKLLELAADGDRIVIMGARDDTLSQFAASLLARLAN
- a CDS encoding MFS transporter — protein: MSGEGLATRRLPLPTIVVFSFSIMPVASLGVVLFVYLPPYLAGHLGMSLGAVGAIWASVRIADLFVDPLLGHLMDRTQTRFGRYRVWLAAGVPVFMLATYMLFLAPKGIGRVYLFVWLFVYYLGNSVLTLSQQAWSATLATAYDERSRVFGIGVAVGVVATVATILIPTLAPLFGLSNAQGVQAMGLAMVVLTPVSVWLAVWRTPERINRTLDHRFELKDYWEIVSKPEVVRLFLAQVALTLGPGWMSAMYLFYFHDARGYTLQQSSILLLVYILIGVAGAPLTAKLSARIGKHRALIFTTIAFSLALLTIPLVPWGNLYAAIPIMAWCGFMAAGFGLTINAMMADVGDEIRLHQGKERVSLLYSLLTFAAKLTAAFAIGLSLPLLQFFGYTAAEGAHNTPSAIRALEWIFVVGPILFVMLGGVCVLGWRLDAARHAQICKELDARDAAALGEAALVGGLGAAPVVLAAEEN
- a CDS encoding SDR family oxidoreductase; this translates as MDRVALITGAGSGIGRAVALAFAADGYAVVLAGRRAGALEETAALAPGKPMLAVPTNVVDADAVAALFGATKARFGRLDVLFNNAGTGAPPVPMEDVTLAQWQAVVDVNLTAPFLCTQAAIRLMKAQDPRGGRIINNGSISAHAPRPYSAPYTATKHAITGLTKATALDGRAFDIACGQIDIGNAGTPMTAAMARGVPQPDGTLMPEPVMDVDAVAKAVLYMASLPLDANVLSMTVMATRMPFVGRG
- a CDS encoding GIY-YIG nuclease family protein, whose protein sequence is MAAFVYVLLSKKAPKRTYVGWTLDLARRIAQHNGGTGAKFTRGGKWVLIYAERHRTRNGAMRREIFLKRDRAFRALLRENGTARL
- the dusB gene encoding tRNA dihydrouridine synthase DusB; translated protein: MTNGFSIGGVAIAGRVLTAPMTGVSDLPFRRAASRLGAAYVATEMVACELLAGGRPDVVRRAAVGDGLPLTVIQLVGRRADWMAKGARMAEAAGADIIDINMGCPAKEVTGGASGSALMRDMALAERLIGETVNATSRPVTLKMRLGWDDASRNAPELAARAEALGVKAITIHGRTRMQFYGGRADWRAVADVKAAVRVPVIVNGDIVDAAHARAALAQSGADAVMVGRGAYGKPWIAAAIERALREGGAVVEPGLEMRLSIVLEHLRDSLRFYGDTLGLKIFRKHLGWYVEGAPLPASPEARRAAKSRLCRMTRAGEVETALTALWRAGELKHAA